One segment of Streptomyces sp. NBC_01463 DNA contains the following:
- a CDS encoding endo-1,4-beta-xylanase, producing the protein MSLVKRCRHRRTGGLPALVVGALALATTLTGGPATAAEQGTLHELAAAQGRYFGSATDNPELPDAAYAATLGSEFGQITPGNSMKWDTTEPVRGQFSFAKGDAITDFAQQHGQTVRGHTLVWHSQLPGWVGSLPSAQVEAAMTNHITEEAAHYRGAVSAWDVVNEPFNEDGTFRTSPFYTAMGSDYVATALRAAHAADPDAKLYLNDYNIEGLGAKSDAMYALVSELLAEGVPLDGVGMQAHLAVQYGFPYQMQANMQRFAGLGLDVAVTELDVRMQLPSDAAKTATQTSYYRQVTEACLAVARCVGITVWDYTDKYSWVPSTFPGEGAANLYDEDLAPKGAYSAVRAALGGGDDGGEGGGPGALKAQYRSADSSVADNQIKPGLQLVNTGDTAVDLADVTVRYWFTSGNGASTYSTWCDWSPIGCSTVTHRVAAVSTPAAGADHYLEVGFRSGSLAPGATTGEIQLRLNKTDWSNFDESDDYSHGTGTTYADASKIAVYADGELVWGIEP; encoded by the coding sequence CAGGCGCACCGGAGGGCTCCCGGCCCTCGTGGTCGGTGCCCTGGCCCTCGCCACCACCCTGACGGGTGGACCGGCGACCGCGGCCGAACAGGGCACGTTGCATGAACTCGCCGCCGCCCAGGGCAGGTACTTCGGCTCCGCCACCGACAACCCCGAACTGCCCGACGCCGCCTACGCGGCCACCCTGGGCTCCGAGTTCGGGCAGATCACCCCCGGCAACTCCATGAAGTGGGACACCACCGAGCCGGTGCGGGGCCAGTTCAGTTTCGCCAAGGGCGACGCGATCACCGACTTCGCGCAGCAGCACGGCCAGACCGTGCGCGGCCACACCCTCGTCTGGCACAGCCAGCTGCCCGGCTGGGTCGGTTCGCTGCCGTCGGCGCAGGTGGAGGCGGCCATGACGAATCACATCACCGAGGAAGCGGCGCACTACCGCGGCGCGGTCTCCGCGTGGGACGTGGTGAACGAGCCGTTCAACGAGGACGGGACCTTCCGCACGAGCCCCTTCTACACCGCCATGGGCAGCGACTACGTCGCCACCGCCCTGCGCGCCGCCCATGCCGCGGACCCGGACGCGAAGCTGTATCTCAACGACTACAACATCGAGGGGCTCGGCGCGAAGAGCGACGCGATGTACGCCCTGGTGAGCGAGCTGCTGGCCGAAGGTGTGCCGCTCGACGGGGTCGGGATGCAGGCGCATCTGGCCGTCCAGTACGGCTTCCCGTACCAGATGCAGGCGAACATGCAGCGGTTCGCCGGCCTCGGTCTCGACGTGGCCGTCACGGAGCTCGACGTACGGATGCAGTTGCCCTCCGACGCCGCCAAGACCGCCACCCAGACCTCGTACTACCGGCAGGTGACCGAGGCCTGCCTGGCGGTCGCGCGCTGCGTCGGCATCACGGTCTGGGACTACACGGACAAGTACTCCTGGGTCCCGAGCACGTTCCCGGGTGAGGGCGCGGCCAATCTGTACGACGAGGACCTGGCACCGAAGGGCGCCTACTCCGCCGTGCGCGCCGCACTGGGCGGCGGCGACGACGGCGGGGAGGGCGGCGGACCCGGCGCGCTCAAGGCGCAGTACCGCAGCGCCGACTCCTCGGTGGCCGACAACCAGATCAAGCCCGGTCTCCAACTCGTGAACACCGGTGACACGGCGGTCGACCTCGCGGACGTGACGGTCCGCTACTGGTTCACCTCCGGCAACGGGGCCTCCACGTACAGCACTTGGTGCGACTGGTCCCCGATCGGCTGCTCCACCGTGACCCACCGGGTCGCCGCCGTAAGCACCCCGGCGGCTGGCGCCGACCACTACCTCGAAGTGGGCTTCAGGAGCGGCAGCCTCGCGCCGGGCGCCACCACGGGGGAGATCCAGCTGCGCCTCAACAAGACGGACTGGTCGAACTTCGACGAGTCGGACGACTACAGCCACGGCACCGGCACCACGTACGCGGACGCCTCGAAGATCGCCGTGTACGCCGACGGCGAGCTGGTCTGGGGCATCGAGCCCTGA
- a CDS encoding exoglucanase, which produces MLAMGLAQGTAVAKPAAPAAGSGARAAAADDPYTQAFLTQYGKIKASANGYFSPDGLPYHSVETLMVEAPDHGHQTTSEAVSFWMWLEAAYGRVTGDWAPFNAAWAVAEKTIIPQHADQSTADSYNPSAPATYAPEHPLPSGYPSALDGTVKVGTDPLATELASSYGTMDVYGMHWLMDLDNVYGYGNKPGTGGESGPGAGASYINTYQRGAQESVWETVPQPTTDLFKYGGPNGYLDLFVGDASYAKQWKYTSAPDADARAVQAAYWAFRWASDQGKESQVAASVAKAAKMGDYLRYAMFDKYFKRIGDCTDPASCPAATGRDSQHYLLSWYYAWGGAAAGSGGGWAWRIGDGASHQGYQNPLSAWALSNVPALTPKSATARGDWSKSLTRQLEFLTWLQSSEGAFAGGCTNSWEGSYSEPPAGTPTFYGMAYDWQPVYHDPPSNNWFGFQAWGMERLAAYYHETGNASAEAVLSKWVAWASSETTVGADGSFRFPSTLNWTGQPDTWNAANPGSNSGLHVTVVDYANDVGVGAAYVKTLTYYAAKSGDEDAAALAKALLDAMALNATDKGISVPETRKDYNRFNDEVYIPAGWSGTMPNGDTIEPGSTFIDIRSWYKDDPDWPKVQAYLDGGAAPTFTYHRFWAQAALALAFAIYAELLVEGGGEPGGDTEAPTAPAGLAVTATTSSSVSLSWSAATDNVAVTGYDVYRNGVLAGNATTRAFTDTGLAAATEYSYAVAARDAGGNTSALSAAVTATTKSGGSTGTGAVKVQYKNTDSSATDNQIRLGLQVLNTGSAPIDLSTVKVRYWFTSDGGPSTFGTYCDYAALGSSTITHAVSAVSSPKTGADRYLEIGFTGGAGTLAAGASTGEIQLRLNKSDWSNFNEADDYSRATNTAYADTSKVGAYVAGALAWGVEP; this is translated from the coding sequence CTGCTGGCCATGGGCCTGGCGCAGGGCACCGCCGTCGCGAAGCCCGCGGCCCCGGCGGCCGGCTCCGGTGCCCGTGCGGCCGCGGCCGACGACCCTTACACCCAGGCCTTCCTCACCCAGTACGGCAAGATCAAGGCGTCCGCCAACGGCTACTTCAGCCCGGACGGTCTGCCGTACCACTCGGTCGAGACCCTGATGGTGGAGGCGCCCGACCACGGCCACCAGACGACGTCGGAGGCCGTCAGCTTCTGGATGTGGCTGGAGGCGGCGTACGGCAGGGTGACCGGTGACTGGGCGCCCTTCAACGCGGCCTGGGCGGTGGCCGAGAAGACCATCATTCCCCAGCACGCGGACCAGTCGACCGCCGACTCCTACAACCCGTCGGCCCCCGCCACCTATGCTCCCGAGCACCCGCTGCCGAGCGGCTACCCCTCCGCCCTGGACGGCACGGTCAAGGTCGGCACCGACCCGCTGGCCACCGAACTCGCCTCGTCCTACGGCACGATGGACGTCTACGGCATGCACTGGCTGATGGACCTGGACAACGTCTACGGCTACGGCAACAAGCCGGGCACCGGCGGCGAGTCCGGTCCGGGCGCCGGCGCCTCGTACATCAACACCTACCAGCGCGGAGCGCAGGAATCGGTGTGGGAGACGGTCCCGCAGCCGACGACCGACCTGTTCAAGTACGGCGGCCCCAACGGATATCTCGACCTGTTCGTCGGTGACGCGAGCTATGCCAAGCAGTGGAAGTACACCAGCGCGCCGGACGCCGACGCCCGCGCGGTGCAGGCTGCCTACTGGGCGTTCCGCTGGGCCTCGGACCAGGGCAAGGAGAGCCAGGTCGCGGCCTCGGTCGCCAAGGCCGCCAAGATGGGCGACTACCTCCGCTACGCCATGTTCGACAAGTACTTCAAGCGGATCGGCGACTGCACCGACCCCGCCTCCTGCCCGGCCGCGACGGGCCGGGACTCGCAGCACTACCTGCTGTCCTGGTACTACGCCTGGGGCGGCGCCGCGGCGGGCAGTGGCGGCGGCTGGGCCTGGCGCATCGGTGACGGCGCCTCCCACCAGGGCTACCAGAACCCGCTGTCGGCCTGGGCGCTGTCCAACGTACCGGCGCTGACGCCCAAGTCGGCGACGGCCAGGGGCGACTGGTCCAAGAGCCTGACCCGGCAGCTGGAGTTCCTGACCTGGCTGCAGTCCAGCGAGGGCGCCTTCGCGGGCGGCTGCACCAACAGCTGGGAGGGGAGCTACAGCGAGCCGCCGGCCGGCACGCCCACCTTCTACGGCATGGCCTACGACTGGCAGCCGGTCTACCACGACCCGCCGAGCAACAACTGGTTCGGATTCCAGGCCTGGGGCATGGAGCGCCTCGCCGCGTACTACCACGAGACGGGCAACGCGTCCGCCGAGGCGGTGCTGTCCAAGTGGGTCGCCTGGGCCTCGTCGGAGACGACGGTGGGCGCCGACGGCAGCTTCCGCTTCCCGTCGACGCTCAACTGGACGGGGCAGCCGGACACCTGGAACGCGGCGAACCCGGGGAGCAACTCCGGTCTGCACGTCACGGTCGTGGACTACGCCAACGACGTCGGCGTGGGCGCCGCGTACGTCAAGACGCTCACCTACTACGCCGCCAAGTCGGGTGACGAGGACGCCGCGGCGCTGGCCAAGGCGCTACTGGACGCGATGGCGCTGAACGCCACCGACAAGGGCATCTCGGTGCCGGAGACCAGGAAGGACTACAACCGGTTCAACGACGAGGTGTACATCCCGGCCGGGTGGTCGGGCACCATGCCGAACGGCGACACCATCGAGCCGGGGTCGACCTTCATCGACATCCGCAGCTGGTACAAGGACGACCCGGACTGGCCGAAGGTGCAGGCCTATCTGGACGGCGGCGCGGCCCCCACCTTCACGTACCACCGGTTCTGGGCGCAGGCGGCGCTGGCGCTGGCCTTCGCGATCTACGCGGAGCTGCTGGTGGAGGGCGGCGGCGAGCCGGGCGGGGACACCGAGGCCCCGACGGCGCCGGCCGGCCTGGCCGTGACCGCGACGACCAGCAGCAGTGTCTCGCTCTCCTGGTCGGCCGCCACCGACAACGTCGCGGTGACCGGCTACGACGTCTACCGCAACGGGGTGCTGGCGGGGAACGCGACGACCCGGGCGTTCACCGACACCGGCCTCGCGGCGGCGACCGAGTACAGCTACGCGGTCGCGGCGCGGGACGCCGGCGGCAACACCTCGGCCCTGTCCGCGGCGGTCACCGCCACCACGAAGTCGGGCGGCTCGACCGGCACCGGTGCGGTGAAGGTCCAGTACAAGAACACGGACTCCTCGGCGACCGACAACCAGATCAGGCTGGGGCTGCAGGTCCTCAACACGGGCAGCGCCCCGATCGACCTGTCGACGGTGAAGGTGCGCTACTGGTTCACCTCCGACGGCGGCCCGAGCACCTTCGGCACGTACTGCGACTACGCGGCGCTCGGCTCGTCCACCATCACCCACGCGGTGTCGGCGGTCTCCAGCCCGAAGACGGGGGCCGACCGCTATCTGGAGATCGGGTTCACCGGGGGCGCGGGCACCCTGGCCGCCGGAGCGTCCACCGGTGAGATCCAGCTGCGGCTCAACAAGAGCGACTGGTCCAACTTCAACGAGGCCGACGACTACAGCCGGGCCACCAACACCGCGTACGCGGACACGTCCAAGGTCGGGGCCTATGTGGCCGGCGCCCTCGCCTGGGGTGTCGAGCCGTGA